GACCGCGTGCCGGGAGACGAGGTCGAGCTGTGCGGCGGCGACGAACCCCCCACGCGAGCGGGCCGAGGACGACCGGGCCGGTCTGGCGGTGGCGACGGAACGCGTTCGAATCTCGTCGGGTGGGCTCGTGAGTGACGCCCTCTTCGATCGCTTACGTCGGGCCGATCCGCTCGATCCGTGGCGTTCTCCCGTCGAGAATCGCGTCCTCGATCGCCCGTGCGACCCGCTCCGGGTCCGCGTCCCCACCGGCGCGTTCGACGCTTCCGACGGAGTCCCGGTCGAACGGGACCGACAGCGCCTCGTAGACGGGCGAGAGGACCCCAGCGATCTCCTCGTGCCCGTCGACGATCACCACACCGGAGACGAGCGCGGCCTCGGCGGTGATCCGTTGGGCGATCCCCACGAGCTTCCCGGAGGCAGAGAGCGAGTGGTCGCCAGGGCAGTAGCTCTCGGGTGGCTCGCCGCGTTCCGCCTCGACGCCGACCGTGCGGAGCCCCGCTCGGACCCGCTCGCTCGCCCGCTCGTAGCGTGCGTCCATCCCCCTCCGGAGATCGTCGATCGGTATCGCGTGCGCGAACGCGAGCGTCGTGCCCGTGTAGGCCACGGCTCTCCCCCCCACGCTACGGTCGATCGGTGGAAAGCCGTACTCGCGGGCGATCGCGACCGCTCGGTCGTAGCCCGCCTCGTTGGTGTCTCGCCTTCCGAACGCGAGCTGACGGTGCGGCGTCCAGACGCGGAGCGCTGGCTCTCGGCGCTCGCCCGCCTCCGCGAGAATCCGGGCGGTTCGCTCCCGGTCGGCTGTGACGTCCGCTGCTCGGCCCCGGAGCACGCGCATACCGACTGCAACACCCGACGGGGCTAAACCCTCGCGCTCGAACCGTCGGTATGATCGAACTCGGTGGCGCACTCCTCTCTCACTTCGAGCGACTCTCGCTCTACAACTCACCGTATCCCGCCCACGACCAGGGGTGTGCGATCGACCTCTACCCCGGTACCGAGGCCGCGCCGAGTCCCGTCTCCGGGACAGTCCTCGACACGCGATCGGTCCGTGCGCCGCCGAAGCCCTACGCCGAGGACGAGGACCACCTGATCCTGATCGAGGTCGACTCCGGGGTCGAAGAGATGCCCGAAGGAACGGTCGCCCGGACGCTCCACGTCGAGCCGAGCGTGGAGACGGGCGACCGGATCGAGGTCGGCGATCGCCTGGGGAGGCTCGTCCGCGCCGGCTTCTTCGCACCCTGGGTCGCGAACCACGTCCACCTCGGGTTTCGTCGGCCGGATGCGAACCCGTATCGCGCGTCGGGATCGCTCCGTCTCTCGATCGGGGTGCCGATCGAGCCGGTCGCGTGGGACGGGACGGGCACGGTCTGCGAGGTCGGAGAGACCTACGTCGTCCTCGATGCGCCAACACACCCCGATCCCGGCGAGCGCTGGATCGGGATCGCGGACGACTCGTGTTCCCTCGCGCTCGACGGCGGCCTCCCACACTACGACGGGGGTGGCGCACACGGAAACCGGGCGGGAGACGAACGATCGGTGGACCTGCTCGGCGAGCACGTCGGGGTCGCGACCGGGCGGGACCTCGCGTGGGACGAGGTCGTGATCCGGGTGAACGGGGAGGCGATCACCGGGCTCTCGCTGTTTCTCACCCGGATCGGGATGGGTGCGAAGCTCGTCTGTCCGGGTCACGGGTTCTCGGTCGGCGATCGGATCGAGGTAGACGTACGCAGAGACGACGCCGATAAGTGAGCGCACGGTCGACCACGAGCGATGACCGACGATCCGGCCACCGCCGCGTTCCTCCAGTCGTACATCGACGACCACCACGGCTTCCTCTCCTGGCTCGACACGCGCGTCGAGTCGGTGAGCGACGGAAAAATGGTGATGACGATCCCCTACGACGAGAAGCTCACGAACACCCGCCCGGGACGCGAAGGAACCCCCGACATGCACGGCGGCGTCGCGGCGACGCTGGTCGACACGGCTGGTGGCCTCGCCCAGCG
This region of Halalkalicoccus sp. CGA53 genomic DNA includes:
- a CDS encoding lipoate--protein ligase family protein, with product MRVLRGRAADVTADRERTARILAEAGERREPALRVWTPHRQLAFGRRDTNEAGYDRAVAIAREYGFPPIDRSVGGRAVAYTGTTLAFAHAIPIDDLRRGMDARYERASERVRAGLRTVGVEAERGEPPESYCPGDHSLSASGKLVGIAQRITAEAALVSGVVIVDGHEEIAGVLSPVYEALSVPFDRDSVGSVERAGGDADPERVARAIEDAILDGRTPRIERIGPT
- a CDS encoding PaaI family thioesterase, coding for MTDDPATAAFLQSYIDDHHGFLSWLDTRVESVSDGKMVMTIPYDEKLTNTRPGREGTPDMHGGVAATLVDTAGGLAQRTTLENPLEGGVATINLNVNYLRPATADLTATAEVVRAGSSVGVSEITVESTTNGETAPVATGQGAYRLFR